In Zymoseptoria tritici IPO323 chromosome 7, whole genome shotgun sequence, a single genomic region encodes these proteins:
- a CDS encoding adenylate kinase 1 ATP binding protein (Mg Adenylate kinase 1), with protein sequence MSATRPFAVIFVLGAPGAGKGTICSHLGETYQLSHYSVGDGLRSWMRENRTSPLAVQIQDKLDNQGFLSSDDLNPFIEQAIKDALTKDGPKLRGILVDGFPRCVEQLETFDSWPFQDQLPLAAPDGGDVGVLPKPDIVVCLRVTKQNAEARYLGRGRDSNDSREKFERRFAEYEAETRAVEDAYRDRGVLIELDVNGTKEENLEQMRKTLQASGLWQRAMVEGRTEAEFVI encoded by the exons ATGAGCGCAACACGCCCATTCGCAGTCATATTCGTGCTTG GCGCTCCCGGCGCCGGTAAGGGCACCATCTGCAGCCACCTCGGCGAGACATATCAGCTCTCCCACTACTCTGTCGGCGATGGGCTGCGCAGTTGGATGCGTGAAAATCGCACTTCACCGCTCGCCGTGCAAATTCAGGACAAGCTGGACAATCAAGGATTTCTGAGTTCTGACGATCTGAATCCGTTCATCGAGCAGGCCATCAAGGACGCTCTGACCAAGGATGGCCCGAAGTTGAGAGGTATCCTGGTCGATGGCTTTCCAAGATGCGTCGAGCAGCTGGAGACTTTCGATTCGTGGCCGTTTCAGGATCAATTGCCGCTCGCGGCGCccgatggaggagatgtagGCGTGCTCCCAAAGCCAGACATTGTGGTGTGCTTGCGAGTCACGAAGCAGAATGCAGAGGCACGGTATTTGGGTCGTGGGCGTGACAGTAACGATAGCAGGGAGAAGTTCGAGAGGCGATTCGCGGAATACGAGGCCGAGACAAGGGCGGTAGAGGATGCGTATCGAGACCGTGGCGTGTTGATCGAG CTGGATGTGAACGGcacgaaggaggagaatcTCGAgcagatgaggaagacgttGCAGGCAAGCGGCCTGTGGCAGAGGGCTATGGTCGAAGGAAGAACGGAGGCAGAATTTGTGATTTGA
- the GHY gene encoding glycoside hydrolase (Carbohydrate metabolism: Glycoside hydrolasesare a widespread group of enzymes which hydrolyze the glycosdic bond between two or more carbohydrates or between a carbohydrate and a non- carbohydrate moiety. This particular sequence has a putative conserved 3N terminal domain known as 'Glyco hydro 3. ...) — MWPTTTATTFVAGAVLVGGVLGQSAINAQGTNFTLTADNASYLFHVDPETLDLTSDHFGGPSTDFVTPGWISTQGWLDGLSIKRREFPNIGSSDVRLPAIHIQHSNGTTVTEFRYQSHRIVEGKPDLPGLPATYGEAGDVSTLIVQLYDNVSDIGAALSYSVFPAYNAIARSFQITNNGSGEIIIERAASFSLDLPNLDLEMLELHGDWSHEGNRIKRKVDFGETGFRSSLGYSSHLYNPFFALMSPSTTETTGEAWGFNLIYTGSFAATVERISSGLVRVLLGMNPLHSSLHVQPGESWTSPEAVGVYSSTGLGGMSRSFHDLYRNHLSRAKQTNQTRPVLLNSWEGLGFGINDTAMVTLAGEAADLGIELLVMDDGWFGVEYPRNNDTLGLGDWTPNPAKFPVGLNPFITEITSNITVANASSSSSSMRFGLWVEPEMISPNSTLYHEHPDWALHSGSYTRSLTRSQLVLNVGLPEVQEFIITSVSRILNSAPISYVKWDNNRGMHELPTPSAEHTYMLGLYNILNNLTTTFPDVLFEGCASGGGRFDPGILHYWPQSWTSDNTDASDRLTIQLGMSVVYPPSAMGCHISAVPNGLTHRNISIEYRADVALMCGSFGFELNPDELSAEETAAIPGIMEQWRQLNPLVIAGDFYRLAIPQESNWPAVQFVSKDKSESAVFMYQQQAKIKPSPPPVRLVGLDAGARYTNDWDNATYTGATYMSQGLSPRWKTEDYQSKVVWGSILRFVSAVPVIKPYTTLSYRRPSRVFVQNLTNLRLNGSLSMAGENRSAINDARRRSFTVPGPPSSSSGF; from the exons ATGTGGCCTACGACGACTGCGACGACGTTTGTGGCGGGTGCGGTACTGGTGGGTGGCGTGCTGGGACAGAGTG CCATCAACGCCCAAGGCACCAACTTCACCCTCACAGCTGACAACGCTTCCTACCTCTTCCACGTCGACCCGGAGACTCTGGACCTCACTTCGGACCACTTTGGCGGTCCCTCCACTGACTTCGTCACTCCCGGCTGGATCTCTACTCAGGGTTGGCTGGACGGCCTCAGCATCAAGCGAAGAGAATTCCCCAACATCGGCAGCAGCGACGTGCGGCTACCGGCCATCCACATTCAACACTCCAACGGAACCACAGTCACCGAGTTTCGCTACCAATCACACCGGATCGTTGAGGGAAAGCCAGACCTTCCAGGTCTTCCCGCAACATACGGCGAAGCAGGCGATGTCTCCACCTTGATCGTTCAACTCTACGACAACGTCTCGGACATTGGAGCAGCTCTCTCCTACTCCGTCTTTCCTGCCTACAACGCCATCGCACGTAGCTTCCAGATAACCAATAATGGCTCCGGCGAGATCATCATCGAGCGTGCGGCCAGCTTCAGTCTGGATCTGCCGAACTTGGATCTTGAAATGCTCGAGCTTCATGGAGATTGGTCCCATGAGGGCAATCGCATCAAGCGAAAGGTGGACTTTGGCGAGACTGGATTCCGGAGCTCCCTGGGATACTCCTCTCATCTGTACAACCCATTCTTCGCTCTGATGTCGCCCTCCACTACCGAGACGACCGGAGAAGCCTGGGGATTCAATCTCATCTACACCGGCTCCTTTGCCGCCACCGTTGAGCGCATTTCCAGTGGCCTCGTGCGTGTCCTTCTCGGAATGAATCCTCTCCACAGCAGCCTTCACGTACAGCCCGGTGAAAGCTGGACCTCACCGGAAGCAGTCGGCGTTTACTCCTCCACAGGCCTCGGAGGCATGTCCCGTAGCTTTCACGATCTGTACCGCAACCACCTCTCCCGCGCGAAGCAAACTAACCAGACTCGCCCGGTCCTCCTCAACTCTTGGGAGGGTCTCGGCTTCGGCATAAACGACACCGCCATGGTGACTCTCGCCGGTGAGGCTGCCGATCTCGGCATCGAACTCCTCGTCATGGACGACGGATGGTTTGGCGTGGAATATCCTCGCAACAACGACACCCTCGGCCTAGGCGACTGGACTCCCAACCCGGCAAAATTCCCTGTCGGCCTCAACCCTTTCATCACCGAAATCACCTCCAACATCACAGTCGCCaacgcctcctcctcttcctcctccatgcGTTTTGGTCTCTGGGTCGAACCGGAAATGATCTCACCCAACTCCACTCTCTACCACGAACATCCCGACTGGGCCCTGCACTCCGGCTCTTATACTCGCTCTCTCACTCGCTCCCAACTCGTCCTGAACGTCGGCCTCCCCGAAGTCCAAGAGTTCATTATCACGTCCGTCTCCCGCATCCTCAATTCCGCACCGATCTCCTACGTCAAATGGGACAACAACCGCGGCATGCACGAGCTCCCAACCCCATCCGCCGAGCATACCTACATGCTCGGCCTGTACAACATCCTCAATAATCTCACCACCACATTCCCAGACGTCCTCTTCGAAGGCTGCGCCTCCGGTGGCGGTCGTTTCGACCCTGGTATCCTCCACTACTGGCCGCAATCGTGGACGTCCGACAACACCGACGCTTCCGACCGCCTCACCATCCAGCTGGGCATGTCAGTCGTCTATCCGCCTTCGGCCATGGGTTGTCACATCTCCGCAGTACCAAATGGTCTTACCCACCGCAACATCTCCATCGAGTATCGCGCGGATGTCGCACTCATGTGTGGATCCTTCGGTTTCGAGCTGAATCCAGATGAACTCTCCGCTGAAGAGACAGCCGCCATCCCAGGCATCATGGAGCAATGGCGTCAACTCAATCCTCTCGTCATCGCAGGTGACTTTTACCGCCTCGCCATCCCGCAGGAATCGAACTGGCCGGCGGTTCAATTCGTCAGCAAGGACAAGTCCGAGTCGGCGGTGTTCATGTACCAACAACAAGCGAAAATTAAGCCGTCTCCGCCACCGGTCAGATTGGTGGGACTAGATGCTGGGGCGAGGTACACGAATGACTGGGACAATGCGACGTATACTGGTGCGACGTACATGAGCCAGGGACTGAGTCCGAGGTGGAAGACGGAGGATTATCAGAGTAAAGTTGTTTGG GGATCCATTCTCCGCTTCGTGAGCGCTGTCC CGGTGATCAAGCCTTATACTACGCTATCGTACCGGCGACCGTCCCGTGTCTTCGTCCAAAACCTGACCAACTTGAGGCTCAACGGATCACTTTCCATGGCTGGTGAAAACCGGTCCGCCATCAACGACGCTCGCCGAAGATCCTTCACAGTGCCAGgcccgccttcttcgtccaGCGGCTTCTGA